The following proteins are co-located in the Helicobacter acinonychis genome:
- the trpA gene encoding tryptophan synthase subunit alpha: MRYKTMFETLKKQEKMAFIPFVTLGDPDYELSFEIIKTLIASGVSALELGFAFSDPVADGITIQASHLRALKHASMAKNFQLLKKIRDYDSHIPIGLLAYANLIFSYGVDSFYAQAKECGTDSVLIADMPLIEKELVIKSAQKHQIKQIFIASPNASVKDLEQVALNSQGYIYTLARSGVTGASHALENDASAVIKTLKTFSPIPALLGFGISKKEHIKNAKGMGADGVICGSALVKIIEENLNNENAMLEKIKGFIEEMVF; this comes from the coding sequence ATGAGGTATAAAACCATGTTTGAAACTTTGAAAAAACAAGAAAAAATGGCGTTTATCCCGTTTGTAACCTTGGGCGATCCTGATTATGAACTGAGTTTTGAAATCATTAAAACTTTAATTGCTAGCGGTGTGAGCGCTTTAGAGTTAGGTTTTGCTTTCTCAGATCCTGTAGCTGATGGCATCACTATACAAGCGAGCCATTTAAGGGCGTTAAAACACGCTTCTATGGCTAAAAATTTCCAACTTTTAAAAAAAATTAGAGATTATGATTCTCATATTCCCATAGGGCTTTTAGCGTATGCGAATTTAATTTTTTCTTATGGCGTTGATAGTTTTTACGCTCAAGCTAAAGAATGCGGTACAGATAGCGTTTTAATAGCGGATATGCCCCTGATAGAAAAAGAATTAGTCATCAAATCCGCTCAAAAACACCAAATTAAACAAATCTTTATCGCTAGCCCTAATGCGAGCGTTAAGGATTTAGAACAAGTAGCCCTAAATTCGCAAGGCTATATTTACACTTTAGCCAGGAGTGGGGTTACTGGGGCAAGTCATGCTTTAGAAAATGATGCGAGCGCTGTTATTAAAACCTTAAAAACTTTTAGCCCTATCCCTGCATTACTGGGCTTTGGAATCTCTAAAAAAGAACACATCAAAAACGCTAAAGGCATGGGGGCTGATGGCGTGATTTGCGGCTCAGCGTTAGTCAAAATCATAGAAGAAAATTTGAATAATGAAAACGCCATGCTAGAAAAAATTAAGGGGTTTATAGAAGAAATGGTTTTTTGA
- a CDS encoding type IIG restriction enzyme/methyltransferase, translating to MISFIFNPLKDFIKKYSPQTPTIETIKKFKKEIKSLLENAPKQDDEEFQKNKINKFLDNVYEYECNTYKKVDSAIYNSNEEVLVLIEVKKLSNKNEFPKDKTKLLSKAFCQMVLYFLDETEKEKNNSLKHTIICNAHEYFLFDCKDLLFLKEDKCIKQFYKNCVKKEGTDSSKPKFYSELELYLQENFQGKLPYTYFNLNDWSDEELPLIYQVLSPEALLKQKRTLDANTLNKNFYKELLYILGLEEQSRDGKILIKPSHTKNSLSDALKEQYNNLDDEEVMALLIAWNNRILFLRLLESLLISFKHFEKPFLTTENFKHFNALNTLFFEVLAKKNSERSQAIKENKILEKIPYLNSSLFDKTPLELKNYQIKLLNNNSLELYPQSILKKDDKKSLPLLEYLFAFLHAYDFTTTPKDIKQGVKQNHDTLINSAVLGLVFEKLNGYKEGSFYTPSLITSYMCKESITSIVLDKFNQTYQIKCEDLTELQNYLKDSYKEDKHKEYLNTLLTLRICDPAVGSGHFLVSALNEMVWIAYDLGLITSLYRCDLILENDEIIIRTPKGGIFNYTMPEIENDDHHQIQKELFELKKSIIENCLFGVDINPNSCEITKLRLWIELLKYSYYIFDEKGNTQALETLPNIDINIKCGNSLISRFSLNDDLKKIPNIKKKVQEYKDLVAQYKDPNPLYPFNKADLINKISDLKNTFSLTLKDPKTKTELEKAIEKHINNYNDFALDDKSLLDGLSYFIPNIFGTPELSPEKQEEAFASYGRIRTLRKRLDDALSGREYQNAFEWRFEFPEVLDDEGNFLGFDCIMGNPPYIRQEKIKDLKPLLEKQYQNFYNSSADIYTYFFALASNLLKEKGFNAFITSNKYTRAKYGAKLREFLLKNTTIISYMELSALKVFESATVDTSIINSIKQVPLKESRFKYYEPTPNDKNDLKNTHPLLMRQNALKTESFIFANTKLLDLRDKIEQNGTPLKDWGIQINYGIKTGCNEAFIIPTEKRDEILKNCDDSQKDGMGMSERERTQKLIKPVLRGRNIKRYRYEWAGEWLINTHNGYTSFSNHKIPPIDIEKYPTLKAHLDSHWDAIATRSDQGDTPYHLRNCAYIEEFEKEKIVYGEIVQEPRFYLDNGSCELGYCYAEATSFILTGEHLHYLLGMLHSKLITFAFKTFYAGGGLGESGYRYKKAFLERLPIPQITQQNQESAQKIADCTERILQTKEKDPKANTQELEQEIDALVYQLYNLTDEEIQTIENGQ from the coding sequence ATGATCAGTTTCATTTTCAACCCACTCAAAGATTTCATTAAAAAGTATAGTCCCCAAACACCCACAATAGAAACTATAAAAAAATTTAAAAAAGAAATAAAAAGCTTGCTAGAAAACGCGCCAAAACAAGATGATGAAGAGTTTCAAAAAAACAAAATCAACAAATTTTTAGACAATGTCTATGAATATGAATGCAACACTTATAAAAAAGTTGATAGCGCGATTTATAATAGTAATGAAGAAGTTTTGGTGCTTATTGAAGTCAAAAAATTGAGTAATAAAAATGAATTCCCCAAAGACAAAACAAAGTTGCTCAGTAAAGCCTTTTGTCAAATGGTTTTGTATTTTTTAGATGAAACCGAAAAAGAAAAAAACAATTCCCTAAAACACACCATTATCTGCAACGCGCATGAATATTTTCTCTTTGATTGTAAAGATTTGCTCTTTTTAAAAGAAGATAAATGCATCAAACAATTCTATAAAAATTGCGTTAAAAAAGAAGGCACAGATTCTTCAAAACCAAAATTTTACAGCGAGTTAGAATTGTATTTGCAAGAAAATTTTCAAGGCAAACTCCCATACACTTATTTTAATTTGAACGATTGGAGCGATGAAGAACTCCCCTTGATCTATCAAGTTTTAAGCCCAGAAGCTCTTTTAAAACAAAAAAGAACCCTTGATGCCAACACGCTTAACAAAAATTTTTATAAAGAATTGCTTTATATTTTGGGGTTAGAAGAGCAAAGTAGGGATGGGAAAATTTTAATCAAACCCAGCCATACCAAAAACTCCCTAAGCGATGCCCTAAAAGAGCAATACAACAATTTAGATGATGAAGAAGTCATGGCGTTACTGATCGCTTGGAATAACCGCATTTTATTTTTACGGCTTTTAGAAAGCCTTTTAATCTCTTTCAAGCATTTTGAAAAACCTTTTTTAACCACAGAAAACTTTAAGCATTTCAACGCCCTAAACACCCTCTTTTTTGAAGTTTTAGCCAAGAAAAACAGCGAACGCTCCCAAGCGATTAAAGAAAACAAGATTTTAGAAAAAATCCCTTATTTGAACTCCAGTTTGTTTGATAAAACGCCCTTAGAATTAAAGAATTATCAAATCAAATTGCTCAATAACAATTCCTTAGAGCTTTATCCCCAATCCATTCTCAAAAAAGACGACAAAAAATCTTTGCCCTTGCTGGAATACCTTTTTGCATTTTTGCATGCTTATGACTTCACCACCACCCCTAAAGACATCAAGCAAGGAGTGAAGCAAAACCACGACACGCTGATCAATTCAGCCGTGCTCGGGCTTGTTTTTGAAAAACTTAACGGCTATAAAGAGGGGAGTTTTTATACCCCAAGCCTTATCACAAGCTACATGTGCAAAGAGAGTATCACATCAATTGTGTTGGATAAATTCAATCAAACCTATCAAATAAAGTGTGAAGATTTAACAGAATTACAAAATTATCTAAAAGATAGCTACAAAGAGGATAAACACAAAGAATACCTGAACACGCTTTTAACCTTACGCATTTGCGATCCGGCGGTGGGGAGTGGGCATTTTTTAGTCTCTGCACTCAATGAAATGGTATGGATTGCTTACGATCTAGGGCTTATCACTTCTTTGTATCGCTGCGATCTCATATTGGAAAACGATGAAATCATCATCCGCACGCCAAAGGGCGGGATCTTTAACTACACAATGCCAGAGATTGAAAACGACGATCACCACCAAATCCAAAAAGAACTCTTTGAGCTTAAGAAATCCATCATTGAAAACTGCCTTTTTGGCGTGGATATTAACCCCAACTCTTGCGAAATCACCAAGCTCAGATTATGGATAGAGCTTTTAAAATACAGCTACTATATTTTTGATGAAAAAGGTAACACCCAAGCGCTTGAAACCCTCCCCAACATTGATATTAATATCAAATGCGGTAACAGCTTGATTTCACGCTTTAGTTTGAATGACGATCTCAAAAAGATTCCTAATATCAAGAAAAAAGTCCAAGAATACAAAGATCTAGTCGCCCAATACAAAGACCCAAACCCTCTCTATCCCTTCAATAAAGCAGATCTTATTAACAAAATCTCAGACTTAAAAAACACTTTTTCGCTCACGCTCAAAGACCCTAAAACTAAAACAGAGCTTGAAAAGGCTATTGAAAAACACATTAACAATTACAATGATTTTGCCCTAGATGATAAGAGTTTGCTGGATGGCTTAAGTTATTTTATCCCAAATATTTTTGGCACGCCTGAACTAAGCCCTGAAAAACAGGAAGAGGCTTTTGCTTCTTATGGGCGTATTAGAACTTTGAGAAAAAGGCTTGATGACGCCTTAAGTGGTAGGGAGTATCAAAATGCGTTTGAATGGCGCTTTGAATTCCCTGAAGTGCTGGATGATGAGGGGAATTTTTTAGGCTTTGATTGCATCATGGGCAACCCGCCTTATATCCGCCAAGAAAAAATCAAAGACTTAAAACCTTTATTAGAAAAGCAATACCAAAATTTCTATAACAGCTCCGCTGACATTTACACCTACTTTTTTGCCCTAGCTTCCAATCTTTTAAAAGAAAAGGGGTTTAACGCTTTCATCACTTCTAACAAATACACACGCGCTAAATACGGCGCTAAATTAAGAGAGTTTTTACTCAAAAACACCACCATTATTAGCTACATGGAATTGAGTGCCTTAAAAGTCTTTGAAAGCGCTACAGTGGATACAAGCATCATCAATTCCATCAAACAAGTGCCCCTTAAAGAGAGCCGCTTTAAATATTACGAACCCACCCCAAACGATAAAAACGATTTGAAAAACACCCACCCCCTACTTATGAGACAAAACGCGCTCAAAACAGAAAGCTTTATTTTTGCCAACACCAAGCTTTTAGATTTAAGGGATAAAATAGAACAAAACGGTACCCCGCTTAAAGACTGGGGTATTCAAATCAATTACGGGATAAAAACCGGCTGCAACGAAGCCTTTATCATTCCCACTGAAAAAAGAGACGAAATCTTAAAAAATTGCGATGATTCGCAAAAAGATGGCATGGGAATGAGCGAAAGAGAAAGAACTCAAAAGCTTATCAAACCCGTTTTAAGAGGGAGAAATATTAAGCGGTATCGTTATGAGTGGGCGGGGGAGTGGCTGATTAACACCCATAATGGCTATACTTCTTTTTCTAATCATAAAATCCCTCCAATAGATATAGAAAAATACCCCACGCTCAAAGCGCATTTAGACTCTCATTGGGACGCTATTGCAACACGATCCGATCAAGGAGACACCCCCTACCATCTCAGGAATTGCGCGTATATTGAAGAGTTTGAAAAAGAAAAAATTGTGTATGGCGAGATCGTGCAAGAGCCACGATTTTATTTAGATAATGGATCATGTGAGTTAGGATATTGTTATGCAGAAGCCACGAGCTTTATTCTCACAGGAGAGCATTTACACTATCTTTTAGGAATGTTGCATTCTAAATTGATTACTTTTGCTTTCAAAACTTTCTACGCAGGCGGTGGACTAGGTGAGAGTGGTTATCGCTATAAAAAGGCTTTTTTAGAACGGCTCCCCATTCCCCAAATCACCCAACAAAACCAAGAATCAGCCCAAAAAATCGCCGATTGCACAGAGCGGATCTTACAAACAAAAGAGAAAGACCCCAAAGCCAACACTCAGGAATTAGAGCAAGAAATTGACGCCTTAGTCTATCAGCTCTACAACCTCACCGATGAAGAGATTCAAACCATTGAAAATGGGCAATAA